The window CGCCCGTCCTGCGGCTGCTGAGGACCGGGGCCGCCACGACAGAGGGCACCAAGGCGTAGCCCCGGCGCCGGTACGCCAGGCATCCGACAGATTTCTCGTCCCACCCAAGACGGGACAACTCCACCCAAAAGGAAAGGCACTTTTCGTGCGTAACACCGTCAAGTTCACCACCGCCGCTCTCGCCGCCGGGGCCCTCACCCTCGGGCTCACCGCCTGCGGCGCGGACAAGGACGACAACGCGTCCGACACGAGCGGCCCGCTGGTGGTCGCCGCCAGCCCGACCCCGCACGCGGACATCCTCGGCTTCGTGAAGGACCATCTGGCGAAGGACGCGGGCCTGGAGCTGGAGGTCAAGGAGTTCAGCGACTACGTCCTGCAGAACCCGGCGACGCAGGACGGGTCCGTCGACGCCAACTACTTCCAGAACCAGCCCTACCTCGACGACTACAACAAGAAGAACGGCACCAGCATCGTGCCCGTCGTCACCGTCCACCTGGAACCGCTCGGCCTCTACTCCCGCAAGGTCAAGAGCAAGGACGGCCTCAAGAGCGGCGCGACCATCGCCGTACCCAACGACACGGTCAACGAGGCGCGTGCCCTCAAGCTCCTCGACTCCGCCGGGATCATCACCCTCAAGGAGGGGGTCGGCACCGACGCGACCCCCGCCGACATCACCGCGAACCCGAAGAAGCTCACGTTCAAGGAACTGGAGGCGGCCCAGACCCCGCGCTCCCTGGACGACGTCGACGCCGCGGTGATCAACGGCAACTACGCCCTCGAAGCGGACCTCTCGCCCGCCGACGACGCCCTCGCCGTGGAGCCCGCCAAGAACAATCCGAACGGCAACTTCCTCGCCGTCAAGGAGGGCAGCGAGGACGACCCGCGCGTGAAGAAGCTCGCCAAGCTCCTCACCTCCGACGAGGTACGGAAGTTCATCGAGGACAAGTGGAGCAACGGCTCCGTCCTCCCGTCCTTCTGACGGCTCCGCCGGCCGGCTCGCCGGCACGTATACGGCGTATCGCCACGCATGGGGTCCGCTCTCTCACGGGGTGGGGGTACCCCCACGCCCTTCGGGCAGTGGGGGAGGGCCCCATGGTGCGATTGAGTGCTTACATGCTGCATGCTGGGCAGTTCGGCAGGCTCTCAAAGTTCTCGAGCGTTACGGAGCGGCGCATGATGAGCACCTTTCCCGACATCTCCATCAACACGGATCGGTTGGTTCTGCGCCCGTTCGACGAGGACGACATCCAGGCGTTCACCGAGATGATGAACGACGAACAGGTGATGGCCTGGACCGATGTCCCGCAGCCCTTCACCGAACGCGAGGCGCGTACCTGGATCACCGAGTACGCGCCCACCGAACGCACCTCGGGACGCGGCCTCGACCTCGCGGTCACCGAGTTCCTCACCCAGCGCCTGGTCGGCGTCATCCAGTTGACGAAAACCGACTGGCACGTGCGTGCGACGGAACTCTCGTACGTCGTCGCCCCCTGGGCCCGCGGTGAGGGCTACGCCTCCGAGGCCGCCCTCGCCACCGCCCAATGGCTGTTCCGTGAGCAGAAGTTCGAACGCATCGAGCTGCGCACGGCCGCCGACAACACCGCCTCCCAGCAGGTCGCCCAGAAGATCGGCTGTATCAGCGAGGGCGTGCTGCGCAACGCCTGTATAGCGCGCACCCGCACCGCCGAGGACGGCTGGACCGAGGTCCGCACGGACTTCATCGTCTGGAGCCTCCTCCCGGAGGACATCGAGGGCGTCAGCCAGGAACTGGCCGACAGCGGCGGCTACGGGGCCTACTCGGACTGGAACTGAACCACCCACGGGCACACGCGCGGCCGCGAACCCGGCCGCCGGGGCCCACGACGTCACCAGGTAGTCTCACGGGACCCCGTGCGGGCATTCCCGACGACCTGCGAAGACCCTCTGGAGACTGACGACGATGGCCGACCGGGTCACCGTGATCGGCTGGGACGGCTCCCCCCTGACCGCCGCGGCACGCTCCGCCCTCGCCGCCGCCACACTGGTGGCCGGCGCGGCCCACCACCTCGCACTGCCCGAGGTGCCCCCGCCCGCCGAACGCATCCGTCTCGGCAGCGTCGCCCTCGCCGCCCGCCGCATCGCCGGCCATCGGGGCACCGCCGTGGTCCTCGCCGACGGCGACCCGGGCTTCTTCGGTGTCGTGCGCACTCTCAGGTCCCCCGAGTTCGGCCTGGAGGTCGAGGTCGTCCCCGGCGTCTCCTCCGTGGCCGCCGCCTTCGCCCGCGCGGGCATGCCCTGGGACGACGCGGAGGTCGTCGTCGCCCACCGCCGTACGCTGCGCCGCGCGGTGAACGTGTGCCGCGCCCACACCAAGGTCGCCGTCCTCACCTCGCCCGGCGCCGGACCCGCCGAACTCGGCCTGCTCCTCGACGGAGTGCACCGCACCTTCGTGGTCTGCGAGGAACTCGGCACGGAACGCGAGCGGGTCACCGTCCTCACCTCCGACAAGGCCGTCGACCGCACCTGGCGCGACCCCAACCTCGTCATCGTCATCGGCGGCCACGCGAGCGCGGCCGAGGGCGGCGGCTGGCTCGCCGGGCGCGACCCCGGCGGCGGACCGCGCGGCTGGGCCCTGCCCTCCGCCGTCTACGGCGGCGCCCTGGGCGAGGGCGAGGCCGAACTGCTGCGCTCCTCCCAACTGGCCCGCCTGGGACCGCGCGTGGGCGACCTCGTCTGGGACATCGGCTCCGGCAGCGGCGCCTTCGCCACCGAGGCCGCCCGCTGCGGCGCCGCCGTCATCGCCGTCGACCGCGACCCCGAGGCCTGCGGCCGCACGACCCTGGCCGCCCGCCGCTTCGGCGTCCAGCTCCAGGTGGTCCACGGCGCCGCCCCGCACGTCCTGGAGAACCTCCCCGAACCCGACGTCGTACGCGTCGGCGGTGGGGGAGCGGCCGTGGTGTCCGCCGTCGCCGACCGCCGCCCCCGGTGCATCGTCACCCACGCCCTGACCCGCCCCGCCGCCGAGCGCGTGGGACGGGACCTGAACGAGCACGGGTACGAGGTCCGCTGCGACTTCGTCCAGTCCGTGGAACTCGATACAAGGGCCTGGACGGAGCGGGAACGAAGCGTCGCCTTCCTGCTCAGCGGGACCCTGCCCGAACATTCCCTGTGATCCGGTTGTCGTACCGGCGCGGTAAGCTGGCGGACTGTTGTACCGCACTTCGACATCCGGCACTTCGTCGGTCAATGTCCTAAAAGCACGCCCGTTTTGAGGGCGTGTGTGGTACGGCGAAACGGGGAGGACGCGCAACGTGGCGCAGTCCACAGCGGACCGGCGCGGATCAAGCTGTCGCGACGGGGGGACGACCGGGACAATGGCCCTTCAATGGCTTTGTCGACATGCAGCCGGGTCGTCACGTGCCGCTGGGCACGCACGCTCGTTCTTCACAGTGGGGCGGTAGGTGCGCCGTCCCGGGCCAGCTGGCATGGAGGCACTAACCGATGGGCGAGGGGTACGCATGACCGACACCGGCCAGGTCCCGGGCGAGGGACTGCCGGAGAGCGCAGGCATGGTGGAGCAGCCGGGCGTCCCTGCGCCGGGTGCGTACACCTACCTCTCCGAGACCGCCGCCGAGGACGAAGACCTTCTGCTGCCGGGTGCCCAGGGCGCGTGGGGCAACGAGATGCCGCCGCCCGCGCCCGAGCCCGTGGTCCAGGTCGTCCACGAACCCGTCCACGAGCCGGGCCCGCACGAGATGTCCGGCCGGGACAGCGGCTCGCTCGACCTCGGCGCCGTCCGTACGCCCGTCGCGACCCCCGTCCCGCAGCCGCCGGTGGCCCGTCGGCCCCTGCATCTCGGCCCGCCCACCCCCGACGCCTCCGCCAGCCCGGTCCGCTCCCTCGCCGACCGCGGCCCGGCCGGTGCCCCCGTCCCACCCGGCGCCGGGCGCCACTCCGGCCCGCCCACCATGGGCCCCGAGTATCTCGACGTGCCCCAGCAGCCCGTGTCGCAGTGGGTCGGGGCCCCTGCCCAGGCCGCCCCCGGGGTCGTCGCCGGGGGAGCGGCCGCAGAAACGGTCGTTCCGCAGGAGGCGCAGCTTTCCGTGGCGGTGGCGGAGACACCGCTGAGCGAGGAGGCGCCGCAGTCCGCCGACGCGCCGGAGGAGATCCAGGACGCCGAGGCCCTGCACCAGGCCCAGGACGCCGCGTACGCCCTGGCCCAGGAGGCCGCGGCCGCGCAGTTCCGCAACCCGGAAGCCGTGGGGACGCCGGTCGCCGCGCAGTTCCAGGCCCCGGAGGCGGTCGAGCCCCGGACTGAGGCCCCGGAGGTCCCGGAGGCCGTGGACGCGCCGGTCGCCGCCGAGGAGCAGTTGCCCGGCGAGGCCGAGGCGCCCGCCGCCGAGCAGGCCGAGGTCTCAGAGGCGCCCGAGGCGCAGGCTCACGCCCCGGAGGCGGCCGAGGCACCGGCCCCCGTCGACACCGAGGTGCCCGAACCGGCCGAGGTGCCCGAACCGGCCGAGGTGCCGGCTGCTGTGCGGGAAGAGGCCCCCGCGGCCGTCGACGCGCCTCCGGCCCCCGAGGCCGCCGAGATCGCGTCCGGCGTCGAGCACCCGCAGGCCGTGGCTCCGCAGGCGGTGGCTCCGCAGGCCACCGACCCGGTGGAGGCGGCACCCGAGGCGCAGGCCTTCGACGAGGCCGCGCCCGTCGACCCGGCCCAGCAGACGCCGGACGCGACGGCCCTCCCTCCGGCCGCCCAGGACTCAGAGCCGGTCCCGGTCCAGACCGCCGCCGAGCCCCAGGGCCTGCCTCAGGTCCCGCAGGAGCCCGAGGCGGCCACCGCGCCCGGCGACGCGTCCGCTCCGGCCGCGCTCGACGAGGCGGAGACGCTGCCGCCGGCGGACCACGCCGGGCCCGCGGTGTCCGTCGTGCCCGTAGCGCCCGTGCCGGCCGACGAGGCCGTGGCGGAGGACATGATCGAAGCGCAGGACACCGAGCAGCCCGCCGAGCAGCACGCAGCCCCCGGGCCGCAGGCGCCGACCGACGAGGCCGATGCCCAGGCGGCCCCCGCCGCGCCCGCCGAGGAGCCCCCCGCTTCCCCGCAGGAGCCCGCCGCCGAGAACGTCACGGACACCGCTGCGGAGCCCGCCCCTGCGCAGGAGCCCCAGCAGCCGGTGAAACCGCCGGTCGCCGAGGAGCCCCAGCAGCTCACGGAGACCGCGGCGGTCCCGACGCCGGACGTCCCCGCGGAGGGCGCGCCCGAAACCGGAGCCGCGGACTCCCGGCCGCTGGAGCCCGTACAGCCGGAACCCGGGCCCGTACCGCAGGACCCGCAGGCCACCGAGCCGGTCGCACTCGTAGCGGACCAGGACCAGGACCAGAACCAGCACCAACCCGAGCACCGGAGCGAGGCCCAGGACCGCAGCGAGCAGGACGACCAGGACCGGAACGAGGAAGCGGAGCAGTCGGCAGCCGAACAGGCCGCCGCCGACACCGTTCCGCAGCCGGAGACCCCGCAGGCACCCGTCCCCGCCGAAGCCGTCGTCGAGCCCGAGGTCACGTACGTGAACGCGGCGGACCGGTCGGCCGGCGGTACGGATGCCCAGGAGCCCACGCCTTCGGACGAGGCGACCGTCGAGGCTCCGGCCGAGCCCGCGGCCGACTCCGCGGCCGTGACCCGCGAGATCGCGGACCCCCCGGCTGCCGAGCCGTCCACGGCCGAGGCTCCGATTCCCGCGGCCGCCGCGATCGACGCCCCCCAGGGCGCGGTGATCCAGCCCCCGGCCGAGCCCGCGTCGGACACCCCGCTCGCCGGCACCACCGAGGAGCCCGCAACCGGCGCCGGTCGTACGCCGGCCCCGTTCGTGCCCCTCCTCGGCTCCGTGCCGACCGCCCCGCACCCGGCCACGACCCCGCCCCACGGGATGGTGGTCCCGCCGCTGTCGGAGCAGGACCGGGCGACCCCCGTCGCCGCCGAGTTCCCGCCGACCGAGGGCCAGACGGAACCGGCCGGGACCGGGCCCGCGGTCCCGGCGCCCCGGGACTCCGAGGCCGAGACGGTGCTCGTGCCGCAGCCGCTCGCGGCGACCGGCGCGGACCCGGAGGTCGTCCAGAGCGCCGAGGACCTGGCCACCCGGGCCGCCGACCAGGAGGACGGCGAGGCGCCGGAAGCGGAAGCAGTGGAAGCGACAGCCGAAGAAAGCACGGCCCCGGTGGACGAGACAGCCGAAGACGCACCGGCGGACGTGCGGGAGGAGGCCCGGCAGCCCACGGGCCCGGCCGCGCCGCCCTACGACGACGCCGAACGCGAGGCCGTCCTCAAGGTCATGCGCGAGCGCCGCGACATCCGCAACGGCTTCCGCAGCGACCCGATCCCGCACGACGTGCTGCTCCGCGTCCTGGAGGCCGCCCACACGGCACCCTCCGTCGGCCACTCGCAGCCCTGGGACTTCGTCGTCATCCGGTCCGCCGAGACGCGCCGCACGATGCACGAACTCGCCCAGCGCCAGCGCGAGGCGTACGCGAAGTCGCTGCCGAAGGGCCGGGCGAAGCAGTTCAAGGAACTGAAGATCGAGGCGATCCTCGACACCCCGGTGAACATCGTCGTCACCGCCGACCCCACCCGGGGCGGCCGGCACACCCTGGGCCGCCACACCCAGCCGCAGATGGCCCCGTACTCCTCCGCCCTCGCGGTCGAGAACCTCTGGCTCGCGGCCCGCGCCGAGGGCCTCGGCGTCGGCTGGGTCAGCTTCTTCGACGAGCGCGAGATGGTCCGTGCCCTCGGCCTGCCCGAGCACCTGGAGGTCGTGGCGTACCTGTGCGTCGGGTACGTCGACGAGTTCCCGGCGGAGCCCGAGCTGATGCAGGCGGGCTGGGCCAAGCGCCGCCCGCTCTCCTGGGTCGTCCACGAGGAGACGTACGGCCGCCGCGCCCTGCCCGGCGCCGAGCCGCACGACCTGCTCGCCGAGACCGTCGCCGGCATCCGCCCGCTGGACGCCAAGGCGCTCGGCGAGGCGTGGGAGCGCCAGAAGCGCATGACCAAGCCGGCCGGCGCCCTCGGCATGCTGGAGATCATCTCCGCCCAGCTGTCCGGCCTGTCCAGGCAGTGCCCGCCGCCCATCCCGGAGCCCGCGGCCGTCGCGATCTTCGCGGGCGACCACGGCGTCCACGCCCAGGGCGTCACCCCCTGGCCCCAGGAGGTGACGGCCCAGATGGTCGCCAACTTCCTGGGCGGGGGTGCCGTCTGCAACGCCTTCGCCGCCCAGGTGGGCGCCGAGGTCTGCGTCGTGGACGTCGGCGTGGCGAGTGACCTCCCGGCCACCCCGGGGCTGCTGCCGCGCAAGATCCGCGCCGGTACGTCCGACATGACCACCGGCCCCGCGATGACCCGCGAAGAGGCAAAGCAGGCCATCGAGGTGGGCATCGAGACGGCCCGCGACCTGGTCGCGGCCGGCAACAAGGCGCTCCTCACGGGCGAGATGGGCATCGCCAACACCACCGCCTCCGCCGCCCTGATCTCCGTCTTCACCGGCGCCGACCCCTCCGAGGTCACCGGCCGGGGCACGGGCATCAACGACGAGACCCTCGCCCGCAAGACGGACGTCGTACGCCGCGCCATCGAGCTGCACGAGCCCGACCCGGCCGACCCCATCGGCGTCCTGGCGGCGATGGGCGGCTTCGAACACGCCGCCATCGTCGGTCTCCTCCTCGGCGGCGCCTCCCTGCGTACGCCGGTGATCCTCGACGGCGTCAGCGCCGGCGCCGCCGCGCTGGTGGCCCGTGCCATCGCCCCCGAGGTCCTCGCCGCCTGCATCGCCGGCCACCGCAGTGCCGAGCCCGGCCATGTGGCCGCCCTGCAGAAACTGGGTCTGCGCCCGCTGGTCGACCTCGACCTCCGCCTCGGCGAGGGCACCGGCGCCCTCCTCGCCCTCCCGGTCGTCCAGAGCGCGGCCAGGGCGATGCACGAGGTGGCGACGTTCGACTCGGCGGGGGTGACCGAGAAGTAGCAGGGGGAAGCGGGCGCCGGGCGCGCCACCGGCCCGGGGGCGGTCGCGCCCACCGGCCCGCATCCCGCTCCGGCGGCTCAGCCGGTGCACCTGCTGAGCCCCACTCCCCGTCCGCCCCTTAGAATCCGCACGTCAGGGCACACTCCAAAGCCGCAGTGGCCCGCCTCGCACGCCGCCAGCCCGAGGAGCCGCACCCTCATGGCCGAACACCCCGCCTACCCCGTAGGCCTCCGCCTCACCGGCCGCCGAGTGGTCGTCATCGGCGGCGGCCAGGTCGCCCAACGCCGCCTCCCCGCCCTCATCGCGGCCGGCGCCGACATCGTCCTCGTGTCCCCGAGCGCCACCCCCTCCGTGGAGGCGATGGCGGACGCGGGCGAGCTGACCTGGGAGCGGCGCAGGTACGCGGAGGGCGACCTCGCCGAGGCCTGGTACGTCCTGATCGCCACCGGCGACCCGGTGGCGAACGCCCGCGCGTCCGCCGAGGCGGAGCGCCACCGCATCTGGTGCGTCCGCTCCGACAGCGCGGAGGAGGCCACCGCCTGGACCCCGGCGACCGGCCACAGCGAGGGCGTCACGGTCGCCGTGCTCACCGCCAACGCCCAGGAGCGCGACCCCCGCCACACCGCCGCGATCCGCGACGCGGTCGTCGAGGGCCTGCGGGACGGCACCCTCGTGGCCCCCCACCACCGCACCCGCACCCCCGGTGTCTCCCTCGTCGGCGGCGGCCCCGGCGACCCGGACCTGATCACCGTGCGCGGCCGCCGCCTCCTCGCCGAGGCCGATGTCGTCATCGCCGACCGCCTCGGCCCCCGCGACCTCCTCGCCGAACTCCCGCCGCACGTCGAGGTGATCGACGCGGCGAAGATTCCGTACGGCCGCTTCATGGCCCAGGAGGCGATCAACAACGCGCTGATCGAGCACGCCAAGCAGGGCAAGTCGGTCGTGCGCCTCAAGGGCGGCGACCCGTACGTGTTCGGCCGCGGCATGGAGGAACTGCACGCGCTCGCCGAGGCCGGCATCCCGTGCACGGTCGTCCCCGGCATCTCCAGTTCGATCTCCGTCCCGAGCGCGGCCGGCATCCCGGTCACCCACCGGGGTGTCGCGCACGAGTTCACCGTGGTCAGCGGCCATGTGGCCCCCGACGACGAGCGCTCCCTCGTCGACTGGCCCGCCCTCGCCCGGCTGACCGGCACCCTGGTGATCCTGATGGGCGTCGACAAGATCGGCCGGATCGCCGAGACCCTGGTGGCGCACGGGAGGTCCCCGGACACCCCGGTCGCCCTGGTCCAGGAGGGCACCACGGCCGCCCAGCGCCGGGTGGACGCCACCCTCGCCACGGTCGCCGAGACGGTGCGTGCGCAAGGGGTCAAGCCGCCGGCCGTGATCGTGATCGGCGAGGTCGTGAAGGTGGGGCCCGGGCCGGACGCATGACACCGGGCGATGACCCCGGACCGTGCGGAGCGGAACCGTAACCACCGGTAACCCGACCCGTCCCCAGCCGTTGGCACCACACCCAGGACAAGGCAGTATCACCCTGTGGCCGATCTCATCACCGTTGACGACCCCGACGACCCGCGCCTGCGCGACTACACCGGCCTGACCGACGTGGAGCTGCGCCGACGGCGCGAACCCGCCGAGGGCCTGTTCATCGCCGAGGGCGAGAAGGTCATCAGACGGGCCAAGGAAGCCGGCTACGAGATGCGCTCCATGCTGCTCTCCGCCAAGTGGGTCGACGTCATGCGCGACGTCATCGACGAACTCCCGGCCCCCGTCTACGCGGTCAGCCCCGAACTCGCCGAACAGGTCACCGGGTACCACGTGCACCGCGGCGCCCTCGCCTCGATGCAGCGCAGGCCCCTGCCGACGGCCGACCAACTCCTGGGCGCCGCCCGCCGGGTCGTCATCATGGAGTCGGTCAACGACCACACCAACATCGGCGCGATCTTCCGCTCGGCCGCCGCCCTCGGCATGGACGCGGTCCTGCTCTCCCCGGACTGCGCCGACCCGCTCTACCGCCGCAGCGTCAAGGTCTCCATGGGAGCGGTCTTCTCCGTGCCCTACGCCCGCCTGGACGCCTGGCCCAAGGGCCTCGACGCGGTCCGCGACGCCGGCTTCACCCTGCTCGCCCTCACCCCGGACGAGAAGGCGAAGTCCCTCGACGAGACCGCCCCGCACCGCATGGACCGCGTCGCCCTGATGCTCGGCGCCGAGGGAGACGGCCTCTCCACCAAGGCCCTCATGTCCGCCGACGAATGGGTCCGCATCCCCATGGCCCACGGAGTCGACTCCCTCAACGTGGGCGCGGCGGCGGCAGTGGCCTTCTACGCGGTGGCGACGGGACGGCCGCGGAACTAGCGCCCCGGGCCGGGTCCTAGGGGACCAGGGCCGACCCCGCCGAACCCCCGCCGTCCCGCTCCACGACCGGCTGCTCCTGGCGGACGCCGTCACCGAGCCCCCGGGACGGCCCCTGGCACCCCTGCGCCGTGGCGATCCCGAGCGCGGCGAGCAGCGTCACCACGACGAACACGAAAAGCCGCTGCCGCAGCAGCCGCGGATTGGCGGGCCGTCGCCCGGTCCCGTTGGTCCGGGGCCCCGGCCGCCCCGCGCCACTGCGCGGAGCGGGCCGCTTCCCGGACCCCGTGGTGTTGCGCGGTGGCAGGGGACGAGCCCCCGAACGCGCCCCGCCGGCCCCCGTCCGCGCCCCGCTCCCACCCGCCCGGGAGCCGCCCCCGGTCCGGGGAGCCTGTGCACCGGCCGTGCCCGGCCTGCCGGGCTGTGTCCCCCGCGGCTCCGGCGGCTGGCGCAGGGTGCGCTGCTCGACGTACTGCTCCGCGAGCCGCCCCGAGGAGCGGTCCGGATCCGTGCGCGGCGCGGGCGGCCGCATGTCGGACAGGCCCTGTGCCTCACGGGCGGCGATCTCCTTGAGCCGCAGCGACAGTTGCAGCGTGCTGGGCCGCTCCTCCGGGTCCTTCGCCAGACAGGCGCGGACGAGGGGGGCGAGCGCGTCGGGCACCCCGCGCAGCTGCGCCTCCTCGTGCACCACCCGGTAGAGCATGACCTCCGAACTGCCGTGTCCGAAGGGCGAGTCGGAGGTCGCCGCGTAGGCGAGCGTGGCGCCGAGGGAGAAGACGTCGGTGGCCGGCGTGACGGCGGCCCCGCGCACCTGTTCGGGCGCCAGGAAGCCGGGCGACCCCACGGCCGTACCGACATGGGTCAGGGTCGAGGCCCCGGTCGCCCACGCGATACCGAAGTCGATGATCCGCGGCCCCTTGGGGGACAGCAGGATGTTGGAGGGCTTGAGATCACGGTGTACGACACCGGCCTCGTGCACGGCCACGAGCCCCTCGGAGAGGGCGGCGCCGACGGCGGCCACGTCGGCCGCCGACATGGGCCCCTCATCGGCGACCTTGTCGTGCAGCGAGGGCCCCGGCACGTACTGCGTGGCGAACCACGGCCGGTCCGCGTCCAGATCGGCGGCGACCAGCCGGGCCGTGCACCCGCCCCTGATCCGCCGCGCCGCCGACACCTCGCGCGCGAACCGGGACCGGAACTCCTGATCCTCCGCCAGGTCCGGCCGGATGACCTTGAGCGCGACGCGCTGTCCACGCCGGTCGGAGCCCAGGTAGACGACGCCCATTCCCCCCGCGCCGAGCCGTCTGTGGATCCTGAACGAGCCGACGACGCGCGGGTCCTCGCGCCTCAGGCGCATCATCGCCATGTTCATCCCCGCTGCCCGTTCCGTCTGACGAGCCACAGCTTACGTTTCCACGGCCGGGCGTGCGCAGAGGCCGCGCCCTCACGACCCGACGGATTGTCAGTGCCGAATGAGAAACTTGAAGAGGAGTCAGGGAACAGGAGTTCGGGGCGTTGTTGGGCTCCCCTTGATCCCAACCAGCCACCGCAGAAGGGGGATTGAACCCGTGAAGGGTGACCGAGTGGAGATCGTCGTGGACGCCGGGGACACGACGCGCACGTACGAGGTGATCGCGAGCAGGGCGGGCCGCCGGGTGGAGACGGCGGTGCGACGGGGCGTGGTGGAAGTGAGCGAAGTCACCCGGAACGGCTCCGTGGTGCGGACGGCCCGGTTCATGGCGAACCGGGTCCTCGCGCTGGTCGAGCAGCCGGTGCCCCGCGAGGACGGCTCGGAGCGGAACGGGTAGCAGATGGGGCAGACCGGGCGTCCCCTCCGGGAAGACCCCGAGACCTGGGACCCCGTCTCCACCCTGGGGAGTACACCGAGGGTCCTCGCTCATCCTCCGGGAGGCCCGGCAATCGGTACGAGGGCATGACGACCCCGACCCGCCACCCGCCTAGATTTGAGGTCAAGCGGCGGGTGCAGCACTCGTCCCCCGAGGTCAGACACCCGCCGCTGCCAACGACAAGCAACATCGACAAGAAGGTCAGAGGAGGGACCATGGCCCACACGGCACCGCGGACCGCGATCCGCACACGGGAGCGCAGGACGTTCACCGCCGACCGTCGTCCGGGCCGTCGTCACCCCTTGGTGGCGACCGCGATGGTCCTCCCTCTGGCGGCCCTGCTCGTGTACGCCTTCGGCGGCTGGGAAGCAGTGGTCACACAAGCGTCGTCCGTGGGTGTGATGCTGGGGCGCTGAGCGGCGACCCCAGGCCCGGAAGAGCGGTCCGGGCGGGGACATCCATCCATGAAACCCCGTGGGGACGGGGGTGCGGCGGACGGCAAAAGACGCCCGCGCAGCTGGGGAGCTGCGCGGGCGTTGCCTTTTTCCGGAGCCCCCCACCGAGAGCGCTCGTGCCGACGGGTCAGGGCGGGCACGACGGCTCCTCGTGACCACCGGGCCCGGAATCCTCTCCCGGCCCCTCCGGCCGGGCGCACCGGGGCCGTAGGCTCACGTGCAGCGCCGTAGCCGAGCAGGGGGACCCATGACGACCACAGCCGACGCCGGCGTGCTGCCCGCCCTCAGGGCCAGGGTGCGCGGCACGGCCCACCCCGGGTCCGCCCCCTGTTCCCACCCGGACTCGGTCCTCGCGGAACGCCCCGACGGCACGGTCGTCCGTCACGCCGACACCGTGGCCAAGGCCCACGCCCCCGGCACCGACCCCGCCCACCTGACCCTCCGCCTGACCGTCGCCGCGGCCCACCCGGACACCCTGCTCGCCCCACTCCGTCCGACCCCGGCCGCCCTCCACGACCGCCTCGTCACGTTCTGGCCGTACGGCACCCCGGTCGACCCCGAGGCCCCGGAGGCCGCTCCCTGGGAGGCGGCGGCCACCCTCCTCGCCCGCCTCCACCGGCAGCAGCCGCCGCCGGGCCTGCCGCCCATGCGCGGCCCGGCCAAGGCCGCCCAGGCCGTCGCCCGCCTGAAAGCCACCGCACCCCACCACCCCGCCACGCCCTCGGTACTGCGCGCCTGGCGCACCCTTCCCGCCTGGGCCAGGGCCGAGGCCCCCATGCCCGGCACGGGCACCCTCTGCCACGGCGATCTGCACCTCGGCCAGCTCGTCCGGCATCCCGCGGGCACGGGCCCCTGGCGGCTCATCGACGTCGACGACCTGGGCGTGGGCGTCCCCGCCTGGGACCTCGCCCGCCCCGCCGCCTGGTACGCCTGCGGCCTCCTTTTGCCCGAGGAGTGGACCCGCTTCCTGAGCGCCTACCGGGGGGCCGACGGCCCGGCCGTCCCCGCGCACGGCGACCCCTGGCCGGTACTGGACGTGCCGGCCCGCGCACTCACCGTGCAGACCGCGG is drawn from Streptomyces bottropensis ATCC 25435 and contains these coding sequences:
- a CDS encoding serine/threonine-protein kinase, which codes for MNMAMMRLRREDPRVVGSFRIHRRLGAGGMGVVYLGSDRRGQRVALKVIRPDLAEDQEFRSRFAREVSAARRIRGGCTARLVAADLDADRPWFATQYVPGPSLHDKVADEGPMSAADVAAVGAALSEGLVAVHEAGVVHRDLKPSNILLSPKGPRIIDFGIAWATGASTLTHVGTAVGSPGFLAPEQVRGAAVTPATDVFSLGATLAYAATSDSPFGHGSSEVMLYRVVHEEAQLRGVPDALAPLVRACLAKDPEERPSTLQLSLRLKEIAAREAQGLSDMRPPAPRTDPDRSSGRLAEQYVEQRTLRQPPEPRGTQPGRPGTAGAQAPRTGGGSRAGGSGARTGAGGARSGARPLPPRNTTGSGKRPAPRSGAGRPGPRTNGTGRRPANPRLLRQRLFVFVVVTLLAALGIATAQGCQGPSRGLGDGVRQEQPVVERDGGGSAGSALVP
- a CDS encoding phosphotransferase family protein yields the protein MTTTADAGVLPALRARVRGTAHPGSAPCSHPDSVLAERPDGTVVRHADTVAKAHAPGTDPAHLTLRLTVAAAHPDTLLAPLRPTPAALHDRLVTFWPYGTPVDPEAPEAAPWEAAATLLARLHRQQPPPGLPPMRGPAKAAQAVARLKATAPHHPATPSVLRAWRTLPAWARAEAPMPGTGTLCHGDLHLGQLVRHPAGTGPWRLIDVDDLGVGVPAWDLARPAAWYACGLLLPEEWTRFLSAYRGADGPAVPAHGDPWPVLDVPARALTVQTAALALAKSTAAGRPLDDAQRSVVDACDRMNGIPPELDGPFPK